Proteins encoded by one window of Cydia splendana chromosome 14, ilCydSple1.2, whole genome shotgun sequence:
- the LOC134796828 gene encoding uncharacterized protein LOC134796828 isoform X2 yields the protein MNCISATCGISGPMRPSNLQEITMTRTLIVVVATLMAAVATVQCVLVPYTPDVHHRRTPDQPLRLIDDYRRASDPQPEQPYLSRQGHWPGGTLHILFRRVDDEYSADPNSDSTNSYQARIGGHKRKREANFDSFYPPRDI from the exons atgaactgtatTTCCGCtacctgcggtatttccggaccgatgcgtccttcaaaccttcaagag ATAACAATGACTCGTACGCTGATTGTAGTCGTCGCTACGCTTATGGCTGCTGTGGCTACAGTACAA TGTGTACTTGTCCCGTACAC ACCAGATGTCCACCATCGCCGCACACCCGACCAGCCACTGCGACTAATTGACGATTACCGGCGTGCATCCGACCCTCAGCCAGAACAACCTTATCTTTCCCGGCAGGGTCACTG GCCCGGCGGCACATTGCATATCCTGTTTAGACGAGTTGACGACGAGTACTCAGCCGATCCCAACTCCGACTCTACGAATAGCTATCAAGCCCG GATTGGTGGTCACAAAAGGAAAAGAGAGGCAAATTTCGACTCGTTTTATCCTCCAAGAGACATTTAA
- the LOC134796828 gene encoding uncharacterized protein LOC134796828 isoform X1 → MRPSNLQEITMTRTLIVVVATLMAAVATVQCVLVPYTSVARPDVHHRRTPDQPLRLIDDYRRASDPQPEQPYLSRQGHWPGGTLHILFRRVDDEYSADPNSDSTNSYQARIGGHKRKREANFDSFYPPRDI, encoded by the exons atgcgtccttcaaaccttcaagag ATAACAATGACTCGTACGCTGATTGTAGTCGTCGCTACGCTTATGGCTGCTGTGGCTACAGTACAA TGTGTACTTGTCCCGTACAC TTCTGTTGCCAGACCAGATGTCCACCATCGCCGCACACCCGACCAGCCACTGCGACTAATTGACGATTACCGGCGTGCATCCGACCCTCAGCCAGAACAACCTTATCTTTCCCGGCAGGGTCACTG GCCCGGCGGCACATTGCATATCCTGTTTAGACGAGTTGACGACGAGTACTCAGCCGATCCCAACTCCGACTCTACGAATAGCTATCAAGCCCG GATTGGTGGTCACAAAAGGAAAAGAGAGGCAAATTTCGACTCGTTTTATCCTCCAAGAGACATTTAA